CAGGCCGGCATTGCCACCGACGTGATCGATCACCGTGCGTTCTCCAGCCGGGCGCAGTACGACGCCGAGCTCGCCGAGCGGCTCGATGCCCTGCAGCCCGATCTCATTGTCCTCGCCGGGTTCATGCGCATCCTCGGCGATGACCTTGTCGACCGGTTTTCGGGGCGACTGATCAACATCCATCCGTCATTACTGCCGGCCTACCGCGGGCTCCGTACCCACGAGCGCGCTTTGGAGGCGGGCGAGCATCGCCACGGGTGCAGCGTGCACTACGTTATCCCCGAACTCGACGCCGGTCCGGTCATTGCCCAGGCGGCCGTTGCCATCGAGCCTGGCGATACCGCCGAAACCCTCGCCCGGCGCGTTCAGGCCATGGAGCATCGACTCTATCCCGAGGTGGTGCGCTGGATCGCCGAGGGCCGCGTGGCACTCGATGGCGACCGGGTACGACGCGATGGCGACTATCATCCGGCCCCGCCCTGCCTAACCGAGACCGCGATGGACACGTCATGACATGGCGTCGGCGACTCGGGATCGGGCTGGTGGCAGTCATGATGGTGGTCGGTACCGGTCCGCTGGCAGGCGCCGCATCGGGTGCGGAGCCCGCCGTCGAAGCGCCGCCCGCGTTCAGCGCCCGCTATGACGTACGCAAGGCCGGGCTTACCCTCGGGCATGCCGAACTGCGGTTCCGCCGCCCGACCGAGTCGCGTTACCTCTACCGGCTGTCGATCCGGCCGGGCCGGCTCGCCGGAATGTTCTACTCCAGCACCGTCCGCGAGATGAGCATCGGGCGGATCCAGCCCGACGGCTTTCGGCCGGATGTCTATCGCTACAACCGCAGTGGCGGCGATGACGATCGCCGGGCGGAGCTGCGCTTCGACTGGGACACCCTGAGCGTCGTCAACGACATCGAGGCACGGCCCTGGCGCATGGACATCACCCCGGACACCATTGATCGGGTGATCAGCCCGCTGCAGCTGATGCACGACCTGGCCGATCTCGATGGCGATGACGAACTGGTCTATCGCATCGCCGATGGCGGCCAGCTCAAGACCTATGTGCTCCGCGTCGGGGACAAGACCATGGTCGAGACACCGGCTGGGCGCTTCGAGGCCCTCAGGATCCGCCGTTCAGACACCGACAGCGATCGTGAGACGACCCTGTGGGTGGCGCCGGCGTTGCGGTACCTCGCCGTCCAGGTGGAACAGCGCGAGGACGGCGATCGCAACTTCCGCATGGTCCTG
The Spiribacter vilamensis DNA segment above includes these coding regions:
- the purN gene encoding phosphoribosylglycinamide formyltransferase yields the protein MSDPEGFRIAVLISGGGTNLQAIIDAIRAGSIPATITRVISNRPAAGGLDRAAQAGIATDVIDHRAFSSRAQYDAELAERLDALQPDLIVLAGFMRILGDDLVDRFSGRLINIHPSLLPAYRGLRTHERALEAGEHRHGCSVHYVIPELDAGPVIAQAAVAIEPGDTAETLARRVQAMEHRLYPEVVRWIAEGRVALDGDRVRRDGDYHPAPPCLTETAMDTS
- a CDS encoding DUF3108 domain-containing protein, whose protein sequence is MTWRRRLGIGLVAVMMVVGTGPLAGAASGAEPAVEAPPAFSARYDVRKAGLTLGHAELRFRRPTESRYLYRLSIRPGRLAGMFYSSTVREMSIGRIQPDGFRPDVYRYNRSGGDDDRRAELRFDWDTLSVVNDIEARPWRMDITPDTIDRVISPLQLMHDLADLDGDDELVYRIADGGQLKTYVLRVGDKTMVETPAGRFEALRIRRSDTDSDRETTLWVAPALRYLAVQVEQREDGDRNFRMVLNTVDGLPADAR